In the genome of Candidatus Ornithobacterium hominis, the window GAACGCACTGCCTTGATGGCATTTTGATGACCAAAGGTTCTCAGCATTCCCTTTTTTTTAGCCCATCGCCCATTCCCGTCCATGATGATGGCAAGATGCTGAGGGACTCGAGCTAAATTTATTTTATTTTTTAAAGTTGCAGTCATTCTTTTCATTAATCACAAAAACATGGCGGCCGCCCAAAAGCGTAAGTTAAAGTTAATCCTGAAAATACATACCAATCGTTTGTAGAAGGATTGCCAATTTTTGTGTTTTCTAATATTTCATTATTTCTAGAAATAACATCATTTTCGGCATAAAATTTCAGCAAATCATTTTCTACAAAAAAATGATAATTTCCATCTTTTGGAGAACTTAAATCTAAATTATCATTAAAGGTGGGTCTAAATCCAACTTCAGCTGAAACAACCCAGTTCCAACCAAATTTATATTTAAAACCTAAACCAATCGGCAAAGAAAAACCAATATTTTTCTTTGTCTCGTATTCTATTGAAGAGTCAAAAGGTATTCCTCCTTTGATTGGCATTCCCAAGGCATCTCTTTGAAATTGATGATAAACATTTACAACAGGTGTGTTTGATAAAAAACCACCAATTCCACCAAAGATGTAAGGAGAGTAAGCTCTTTCTTGCTCGCTATTGATGGGGAAAAAATTATATTCAAAAACTGCTGCAGCTTCTATGATGGAGTTTCTAAACTGATAG includes:
- a CDS encoding DUF6089 family protein, translated to MKKLFLSMLISFSLSLQAQKHEIGGFLGATNLISDIGRTDYINPFPKEMSDGYSIPIAVGLLYRLNYNPQHTLRFSLGYYNEAYNDKVAIEDYRYQRGYQFRNSIIEAAAVFEYNFFPINSEQERAYSPYIFGGIGGFLSNTPVVNVYHQFQRDALGMPIKGGIPFDSSIEYETKKNIGFSLPIGLGFKYKFGWNWVVSAEVGFRPTFNDNLDLSSPKDGNYHFFVENDLLKFYAENDVISRNNEILENTKIGNPSTNDWYVFSGLTLTYAFGRPPCFCD